A single region of the Pseudorhodoplanes sp. genome encodes:
- a CDS encoding extracellular solute-binding protein, translating to MGLTPAALASGERETHGISAFGDLKYPADFAHFDYVNPKAPKGGVFTEIVSSRLYNGSFLTFNSLNSYILKGDGALGMNLTFASLMTRATDEPDALYGLAAQSVRISADGLTYTFMMRPEARFHDGSKMTAHDAAFSLNVLKQKGHPVISQMLRDFVSADASDDRTLVTRFQEKRARDVPLFIAGLPIFSRAYYAKRPFEESTFEIPLGSGPYKVGRFEAGRYIEFERVKDWWAAKLPVAQGMHNFDTLRYEYFRDRDVGFEAFTGKTYLFREEFTSRTWATRYDFPAFKDGRVKREVLPDDTPSGAQGWFINTRRAQLRNPKLREALIYAFDFEWTNKTIMYGSYERTHSVFQNSDMMAEGKPDAAELALLEPFRGKVPDEVFGEPFVPPVSDGSGQDRKLLRHASHLLLEAGFVIKDGKRIGRNGEPIRIEFLLEEPTFQPHHMPYIKNLGMLGIEATLRIVDPVQFRARVDDFDFDITVQRFGFSTTPGDSLRSYFSSQAADTRGSLNIAGIAEPAIDSLISTIVGASTRAELVTACRALDRVIRAGRYWIPHWYKASHWIAYWDMFSRPAEKPRYSRGIPETWWYDGSKAAKLDRRG from the coding sequence CTGGGATTAACGCCTGCGGCGCTGGCCTCGGGTGAGCGCGAGACCCACGGCATTTCCGCCTTCGGCGATCTGAAATACCCGGCCGATTTCGCGCATTTCGACTACGTCAATCCGAAAGCGCCGAAGGGCGGCGTTTTTACGGAAATCGTCAGCTCCAGGCTCTACAACGGGTCGTTTCTGACCTTCAATTCGCTGAACAGCTACATTCTGAAGGGCGACGGCGCCTTGGGAATGAACCTCACATTCGCATCACTGATGACGCGCGCGACCGACGAGCCGGATGCGTTGTATGGCCTTGCGGCGCAGTCGGTGCGCATTTCGGCGGATGGCTTGACCTACACATTCATGATGCGGCCGGAAGCCCGGTTTCATGACGGCAGCAAGATGACCGCGCATGACGCCGCTTTCTCGCTCAATGTCCTGAAACAGAAAGGCCACCCTGTCATCAGCCAGATGCTGCGCGATTTCGTGAGTGCGGATGCGTCGGATGATCGGACACTGGTGACGCGGTTCCAGGAAAAGCGTGCGCGAGACGTGCCGCTCTTTATCGCCGGTCTGCCAATTTTCTCGCGCGCCTATTATGCAAAAAGGCCGTTTGAAGAATCCACGTTCGAAATTCCGCTGGGGTCAGGACCCTACAAGGTCGGCCGCTTCGAGGCCGGTCGTTATATCGAATTTGAGCGGGTGAAGGACTGGTGGGCGGCCAAGCTGCCGGTCGCGCAAGGCATGCATAACTTCGATACGCTGCGCTACGAATATTTCCGCGATCGCGACGTCGGCTTCGAGGCGTTCACCGGCAAGACCTATCTTTTCCGCGAGGAGTTCACCTCGCGCACCTGGGCGACGCGTTACGATTTTCCGGCGTTCAAGGACGGGCGCGTGAAGCGCGAGGTATTGCCGGATGATACGCCGTCCGGCGCGCAAGGTTGGTTCATCAATACCCGCCGTGCGCAGCTCAGAAACCCCAAGCTGCGCGAAGCGTTGATCTATGCCTTTGATTTTGAGTGGACCAACAAGACCATCATGTATGGCTCCTATGAACGCACCCATTCGGTGTTCCAGAATTCCGACATGATGGCGGAGGGAAAGCCGGACGCCGCCGAGCTCGCGCTGCTCGAGCCGTTCCGCGGCAAGGTGCCGGACGAGGTGTTTGGCGAGCCGTTTGTACCGCCGGTGTCGGACGGGTCCGGCCAGGACCGCAAGCTCTTGCGGCATGCCTCGCATCTGCTGCTTGAGGCCGGTTTCGTCATCAAGGACGGCAAGCGCATTGGGCGCAACGGCGAGCCGATCAGGATTGAGTTCTTGCTTGAGGAACCGACCTTCCAGCCGCATCACATGCCCTACATCAAGAATCTCGGCATGCTCGGCATCGAGGCCACGCTGCGGATCGTCGATCCAGTGCAGTTCCGTGCCCGCGTGGATGATTTTGATTTCGACATCACCGTGCAGCGATTTGGATTCTCGACGACGCCGGGCGATTCGTTGCGCAGCTATTTTTCGTCGCAAGCCGCCGATACGCGCGGCTCGCTGAACATCGCCGGCATCGCGGAGCCTGCGATCGATAGCCTGATCTCGACCATTGTGGGCGCCAGCACCCGCGCAGAGCTCGTCACCGCCTGCCGCGCGCTCGACCGGGTCATCCGCGCCGGACGTTACTGGATTCCGCACTGGTACAAGGCGTCGCACTGGATCGCCTATTGGGACATGTTCAGCCGCCCGGCGGAGAAGCCACGTTATTCTCGCGGTATTCCGGAAACCTGGTGGTACGATGGAAGCAAGGCGGCCAAGCTGGACCGCCGAGGTTAG